The following are encoded together in the Deltaproteobacteria bacterium genome:
- a CDS encoding succinate dehydrogenase translates to MKYANAEKKWLEGSVTYKWHQGWIAWLLHRITGLLLVLYVLFHFVGFMDTSKVVTLVVWALLCYHSMNGLRIVIVNFAHGAERENYNSNIWVFWVIAIILFIIGAIATFSV, encoded by the coding sequence ATGAAGTATGCAAATGCTGAGAAGAAATGGTTGGAAGGCAGTGTAACTTATAAATGGCATCAGGGTTGGATTGCATGGTTGCTGCACCGTATTACAGGATTGCTTTTGGTTTTATATGTTTTGTTTCACTTCGTAGGTTTTATGGACACAAGCAAAGTGGTAACTTTGGTTGTGTGGGCTCTCTTGTGTTATCATTCAATGAATGGGTTAAGGATCGTGATTGTCAATTTTGCTCATGGTGCAGAAAGAGAAAATTATAACTCCAATATATGGGTTTTCTGGGTAATCGCTATTATCCTGTTTATAATTGGTGCTATTGCAACATTTTCTGTTTAA
- the mdh gene encoding malate dehydrogenase → MLGIRKVSIIGAGHVGESAAFIMAMKGIADEVVMTDIIENFPEGKALDMMEAGPILGYDTKIIGSSKGDVYESIKGSDIVIMTAGFPRKPGMSRDDLLGKNIPIMKVVAENVKKYAPDCIFIILANPLDAMIYAAKKVTGFPDNRLVGQAGALDSARFMAFLAMEKKVSVKDVWAMTLGSHGDDMVPLRDYSSVYGVPVSKSVEKNALEGIIERTKGGGGEIVKLLGTSAYWAPAAGVSWMTESILRDQKAVIACHAFLHGEYGINDLPVGVPVKLGKDGVEEIIEFDLSTEEKALLKESADHVKEVCDRVDELGLLK, encoded by the coding sequence ATGTTAGGAATCCGCAAGGTAAGTATAATTGGTGCAGGGCATGTTGGAGAGTCTGCTGCTTTTATTATGGCAATGAAGGGAATTGCCGATGAAGTGGTAATGACCGATATTATTGAAAACTTTCCAGAGGGAAAAGCGCTGGATATGATGGAAGCAGGACCTATCCTTGGTTATGACACAAAAATTATCGGTTCGTCAAAAGGTGATGTCTATGAATCCATCAAGGGTTCGGATATTGTGATTATGACTGCTGGCTTCCCTAGAAAACCTGGCATGAGCAGAGATGATCTTTTAGGGAAAAACATACCGATTATGAAGGTGGTAGCCGAAAATGTGAAAAAATATGCGCCAGATTGTATTTTTATTATTTTGGCTAATCCTTTAGATGCCATGATTTATGCTGCAAAAAAGGTAACAGGATTTCCGGATAACCGTCTGGTGGGACAGGCAGGAGCATTGGATTCAGCAAGATTTATGGCTTTCCTGGCTATGGAGAAAAAGGTATCTGTAAAGGATGTTTGGGCAATGACACTGGGCAGCCATGGTGATGATATGGTGCCTTTAAGAGATTACTCTTCTGTCTATGGTGTTCCTGTAAGTAAAAGTGTTGAGAAAAACGCATTAGAAGGAATCATAGAAAGAACGAAGGGTGGCGGTGGTGAAATTGTAAAATTGCTGGGAACAAGTGCCTATTGGGCACCAGCAGCAGGTGTCTCTTGGATGACAGAATCTATTTTGAGAGATCAGAAAGCGGTTATTGCTTGTCATGCTTTCCTACATGGTGAGTACGGCATAAATGATCTGCCGGTAGGCGTACCTGTAAAATTGGGCAAAGATGGCGTAGAAGAAATTATAGAGTTTGACCTATCAACTGAAGAAAAGGCCCTCCTGAAAGAATCCGCAGATCATGTAAAAGAAGTGTGTGATAGAGTAGATGAGTTAGGTTTACTGAAATAG